In the Geoanaerobacter pelophilus genome, AGCATTGCCGGCCTGATCCTGTCCATAAGAGAGGTTACTCCGGAAGAAGAGGTGGACCGGATGAAGGCCGATTTCATTTCGACAGTCTCCCATGAACTCAAAACTCCTCTGACCTCAATCAAAGGGGCGCTGCAGTTCATCATGAACAAGAGCAAGTGGCTGACATCCACCGAGAGAGAGTTGATGACGGTATGCCAGCGCAACACTGACCGCCTGATCCGTCTGATAACTGACATTCTCGACATCTCAAAGATCGAAGCAGGGAAATGTGAATTTGTTTACAAGCCGCTGTCGGTAACGGAATTGATCAACTCGGCAATTGATGAGATCAAGGGTTTTGCCATAGGACGGGGGATTACGGTCATAAACAACGCTCCCATAGACCTGCCCCGTATTTTTGGTGACTACGAAAGGCTTGCGCAGGTATTGAGTAACCTGCTTTCTAATGCCGTCAAGTTTTCACCGGAGCACAAGGTTGTTTTGGTGAATGCCGCGATATCCGGTAGTTTTGTTGTGCTTTCGGTGATCGACGGTGGTGCGCAGATCCAATGGTCCGATCGGGAAAAGTTGTTCAGGAAGTTTCAGCAGCTTGAGCGGGATGATATGGGTTCACGTGGGGGTACCGGCTTGGGACTCGCCATCTGCAAGGAGATCGTGGAACGGCATCATGGCAAGATATTCTATGAGACCGGGGCAACAGGGGGAAATTGCTTCTCCTTCACCATACCGGTTTGTGAGGGTTATCATGAAGGGTGACAAGATACTCGTAGTTGACGATGAGGCAGATATCAGCCTGATTCTCAAGCTACAGCTGGAAGATGCGGGATACACGTCGGTGCGGGCTCATGACGGGATTGAAGCCTTGGAATGCCTGGCACGAGAGCATTTTGACCTGATGCTGTTAGATATAAAAATGCCCAGACTGAATGGCATCCAGGTTCTTGAGAGGGCCCGCACGGAGTTCCCCGATGTGGCCGTAGTCATGATGACTGCACACGGCAACGAAGCTATCGCGGTGGACGCCATGAAAAAAGGGGCTTCGGACTACATCGCAAAGCCGTTTTCCAGCGACGATGCCGTAAAAAAAGTGGCTCGGGCAATAGCTTTTAATAAGTCTTGTATCGAGAATCGAAAGTTGCAGGAAGAGCTTGCCCGGGAGCAGCAAAAGGTGGCCGCCATCCTGGAAGGGATGACCGACCTTCTCATTGCCGTGAATGCGGAGGGGCGGGTGATGATGGTGAACCATAAGGCCGAACAGGAATTAGGCCTGTCGCGGAGTGAGCTGACCGGGCGGACTTTGCCGGAGCTGCTGGCAACTGATATCCGCCCTGAGCAGTTACCGGCAATGGTGGCCTTGAAAACAGCAGAGCCTTGCCACGACGTGACCTATAATGTCAGCCTCAAGGATAGGGTGATTAACGTCCTTTCCAGTGCTGCCCCGCTTAAAGATAAGAATGGCGAGCTCCTCGGGAGCGTGGAGATAATCCGTGATATCTCAGCCCTCAAAGCATTGGAACAGGAAAAAGAGGATTATGTCAGCATGCTTTCCCATGACCTCAAGTCTCCGATAACATCAATTGTCGGCTCGATCGACCTGGTGCGTGAAGGTCGTCTGGGACCGGTTACCAGGGACCAACAGGAGTTTCTTGAGTCTGCGGTTGACAGCTGTTCTGAAATGACGGAGATGATTGACACATTACTGGATGTCCATAAGTTCGAAGCCGGGAAGATGAAAATGGCCATCAAAGCGGACGACCCGACCAACTTGCTCCACAAAGTCCTTAACAGATATGAGCCGATTGCGGCACGGTCACAGATATCACTAAAGCTGGAAATTTCCGGAGAGCTGTCACCGGTCCTGTTTGACCGGACAACAATGATGCGTTTGCTGGCGAACATCCTCTCGAATGCCTTCAAATTTACCCTTGAAGGGGGGACAATTGCCATAAGAAGCAAAATGATTGCTGCCCCTGTGGAGCTCCTTAGCAGGGTTGCACAAGGGCTTTACCGGGAAGATGAACTCCCTGACGGGGGATGCTTTCTGATGATAACTGTAGAGGATAGCGGCGTAGGCATTCCCGCGGATGCCCTCACCAGTATCTTTGATCGCTTTGCCCAGGCGCAAAACAGGCGAAAAGGCAAGACGCGGGGCACCGGACTCGGGCTTGCCTTCTGCCGCAAGGTCATGGATGCACACCACGGGTACATCTGGGTCGAGAGCGAGGAAGGGCGCGGCAGCACTTTCGGAATACTTATTCCGGCAGCATAACGGGATTGATTGAGGGGGAGTAGATGTCCCAGGAACTGGAAATTCTGTTTGTCGAGGATTCTGAAGAAGATATGATGCTGCTTCTTCACCACCTCACAAAAGCAGGATATACGATTAGTCACTATCGCGTACAGACGGAAGAGTCCTTGCGGGCTGCCTTGGCTGGAGGCTCCTGGAATATTATTATCTCTGACTTCAGGATGCCCGGTTTCAGCGCTAACGAGGCGTTGGCCTTACTGAAGGAAAGCGGGTTGGACCTGCCATTTCTGATTGTCTCCGGCAAAATCGGCGAAGATCAGGCCGTAGCTGCCATGAAGGCCGGGGCCACCGATTATCTGATGAAGGACAACCTCTCCCGTCTAGTTCCTGCCATTGAAAGGGCCCTTAGGGAAGCTGAAGAACGGCGCAGGCGCCATAAGGCCGAGCAGGCAATCCTCATGGGAAAAGTTGAATGGGAGGCTGTTTTTGACGCCGTGTCTGATCTGATCCTGGTGACGGACCATGCCGGCTTAATAACGCGGTGCAACAGAAGGGTTATCGAATATTTTCAGGCTGATTACCCGGACTTGATCGGGAGGCAGATAAGCAGCCTGTTTTATGGTGAGCAGGGTTGCGAGGATGACGTGTTTAATTCGTCCAGCCGTTTGCAGACCGGCATGGAAGACATCATGTTTCCTTCGCTTAGTGGCTGGTTCACGGTCACCAGCTGTCCGATGGTAAGCGCGGATACTACTGAAACCGCCCGACAAGGATTGGTGCACATTGTCAAAGATGTCAGCCGGCGCAAACGGATGGAAGAGGAAAAAAGGGTCAGCGACCGTGAACTCCTAACCCTTTATGCCGTGGCTTTTCGACTGAATTCGGAACGTGACTCCAAAGAGATCCTGAACGACTTGTTGTTTCAGATCCATAACATGCTCAGGATCGACTTCTCCAGCATCCATCTTCTGGAAAAGGGAGGACTTAAGCTCAAGGCCTCTCTCGGGTTTTCTGAGGATTTCGAACCTGCTGTCAAAAAGCTGCTTAACTATGCCCCCTGGGTCGGTGAGGTGCTGGCAGGCAAACCATATAAGGCAAGGGCGCTGGCCAGCAAGGAGATGCCGCATGAGGTTATTGAAGCGGCAAAAAACATCGGTATTCATGCCTGGTGCGCCGTTCCTCTGAAAATTGGGTCCGAAGTCGTTGGGGTACTCATGGTGGCCCACAAGTCGGAGAAGAGTTTTACGGACCGGGAAGTGTTTCTTCTTACCTCAATTGGCAGCCAACTAGCTGTTTTAATTGAAAATCATCAGCTTTATGAGCGGATGAAAGAAAAGGCGGCTGAACTTCAGCGGAGCAGAAGAGCGCTGCGGGAGAATCTTCATGAGGTAAAGCTTGCCAATATAGAATTGGACCGCTTGAACAGAGCAAAGAACAGCTTTATCGGCATGGCATCCCACGAACTGAAAACCCCGATTACCTCGATACTCGGAGGAGTGGAGTTTCTTCTGAAATACAGTGGTATCCAACTCACGGGAGAACAGGGGGAGATTTTCGCCTCAGTGCATGAGAGCGTTGTCCAGCTTAAGAATCTTGTCGAAGATCTGCTTTCCATATCCCGAATCGAGGCAAAAGGGATAGTTTTGCAGAAACGGCCATATAATCTTGTTGCCATTGCCAGAGAGGTTTTTGACGGATTTGCCCTCCCCCTTTCACGGAGGAATATAAATGTCCAGATTATGGGAGACGAGCGGCCTGCCCCGGTAGACGAGGGCTTTGCCCGGCTGGTGATGCGTAACCTGCTGGAAAACGCCATTAAATTTACTCCTGACAGGGGAGAGGTAATAATCATCTGCCGGTATGTTCAACGAGGTGATGTCCTTGAGGAACATGCCCATATTAAAGAGTTTTATCCCGCTTTCCCCAAAGGGTTGGCTAATGTTGACCAGTTTTGTCGCGTTGATTTCTGCGACAACGGCATCGGAATACCTGAGGAAGAGCGGCTACGGGTCTTTGAAAAGTTCTATGGCGTCGGCGATATTGCTTATCATTCCTCCGGCAAGACAGAGTTCATGTCCAAGGGGTCAGGGTTGGGACTTTCCATTGTCAAAGGGATTATGGACGCACATAATGGCTACGTCTGGGTATCTGAGGGGCCCACTGGAACCGGGAGCATGTTTTCGATACTGTTCCCGGCAGATTGAGTGATGTCCATGGCTGAATACTGTTAATTGCTTGTGTTTCTAGCCACATTCATAGTAAAGTTTCAAGATTACATTAATTGCGGAGAAATCGATGGCCGAAGAATTTATTCCGAAATGGGTTGCCTGGGAAACCACGCAAAAATGCAACCTCAAGTGCGTCCACTGCCGCTGCTCATCTGATATGACCTCGTCGGAAGGTGATTTCACGACTGACGAAGGAAAGAAGCTCCTTAAGGATATTGCCGACTTTTCCAAACCGGTGGTGGTGCTTTCCGGCGGCGAGCCGCTGCTGAGGCCGGATATTTTTGAACTTGCCGAATATGGCACATCACTCGGCCTGCGTATGTGTATGGCCACCAACGGCGCCTTGGTAAACGATGATGTCTGCGAAAAAATGAAAAAGGCTGAGATCAAGATGGTCTCGCTGTCGTTGGACGGTTCAACAGCAGCTGTGCATGACGACTTCCGGTCATGTGAAGGAGCGTTTCAGGGAGTGGTCAATGCTGCCGAACATTTTCGCCGGCATGGCCAGAAATTCCTGATCAACTCATCTTTCACCAAGCGCAATCAGCATGATATCGCAAATACCTTCAAGGTGGCCAAGTCTCTGGGGGCGACGGCCTGGTACATGTTCATGATTGTGCCCACTGGTCGCGGCGAAGAGATCATGAGCGAGTTGATATCCAAGGAAGATTACGAGGAGATCCTCGACTGGCACTACCAGCAGGAAAAACTTGAAGAAGACATCCTGATGCGCCCAACCTGCGCCCCTCATTATTACCGGATCGTTCCGCAGAAAGCCAAGGCCGAAGGGGTCAAATTTGAGCGACGCTCCCTCACCTTCTCGACCGGAGGGGGCAAGGGGTGTATTGCCGCCCAGACCATTTGCTTGATTGATTGTTTCGGCAATGTCAAACCTTGTTCATACTTCCACCGCACTGCCGGTAATGTTAAAACCACGCCATTCAAGGAGATCTGGGAAAATTCCGAAATATTCAAAGATCTTCGCAACTTCAAAGCTTATAAGGGTAAGTGCGGCGAGTGCGAGTATATCAATGTTTGCGGCGGTTGCCGCGCCAGGGCCGATGCGGTCTACGGTGATTACATGGCCGAAGAGCCATTCTGTAACTACGTCCCTATACGCCTTCAGAAGAAGGCGTAAGGAACGCACTCTTTCCGCCATCTTGGCGCCGTCCTCGAATCTCCTCTTGTGCGGCGTAGCTCTGCTACGCCTCCGCGGGAGCTTCTGTGGGTGCACCAACCTGACGGAAACATCGCGTTCCAGGTTTTTAAGATCCAATCCCAACAATTAATCCTGAGGAGGAAATTTCATGAATACACGTTTTCTCGATGCCTGCTGGGGTAAGCCGGTTGACCGGACCCCGGTATGGCTGATGCGCCAGGCAGGCCGTTATCTCCCGGACTACATGCGGGTTCGCTCCAAATGTACCTTTCTTGAACTGTGTAAGACGCCGGAATTGGCTGCGGAGGTAACCATTCAACCGGTTGACATCCTTGGCGTTGATGCGGCGATTCTCTTTTCCGACATCCTGACACCGGTAGAGCCGATGGGTATGAAGCTGGATTTTGTCCCAGGACCGGTTTTCGAGCACCCAATCCGCACCATGGCTGACGTGGAAGCGCTTCGGATACCAGATCCCGAAGCCGATGTCCCTTATGTGCTGGAGGCAATCCGCATCCTGCGCCGTGAACTGGAGCGCAAAGTTCCTCTGATCGGCTTTGGTGGCGCGCCGTTCACCCTTGCCTGCTATATGGTTGAGGGTAAAGGATCCAAGGACTGGGCCACCATAAAACGAATGATGTATGCTGCTCCGGACGTCTATGCCGCACTGATGGAGAAGGTCACCATGATGGATATGGAGTACCTGAATGCCCAGATCAAGGCTGGTGCCCAGGCGATCCAGATCTTCGACACTTGGGGCGGGGTGCTTTCTCCTTCGGATTACGAGAAGTACGTGCTTCCCTACACCACAAAGCTGATCAATGGTCTGAACCGCACCGGGATTCCGGTAATACACTTTGTCAAAGGTGCCGGCACCATGCTTGATTTAGTGCAGAAGGCAGGCGGCAATGTGATGGGGCTTGACTGGCATATCGATCTCGGCAAGGCGCGCGATATCCTGGGGCCGAATATGGCTGTTCAAGGGAACCTTGATCCGACCGTGCTTTATGCTCCAAAGGATGTCATCGAGAAAGAGGTCAAGCGGGTTCTTGATGAGAATGCCGGTCGTCCAGGCCATATTTTCAACCTCGGCCACGGCATCCTCCCCACCGTGCCGCCGGAAAATGCCATTCACATGGTAGAATGCGTGCACAGACTCTCGCAGAAATAACGCAAAACGAAAGGCCCGCCGGATTCGGCGGGCCTTTTTTAAACATTAACTCTTCCCTTTTTACGGGATATTTGCGGCTTCTGTTACAGCCGATCCTCACCTACACAAATTTTACTGCGATGTAAGCCAGGCGGAGTATCTTCCAACATATTGCCCTCCTTTCGAAGAGTCAGTTACTGCCTACTTCTGATTTAAATATAGCGCATCGGAAGCAAAATAACAGGCTGCAAAAATAATTTTTATTCATGTATACTGATGAAGTTGGTTTAAGGCCGCGTACCCTCGCGGCCTTTTTCATTTCACAGACTCTTCACCGCAGTCAGTACTGCCTGATAATCAGGCTCACTGGTCACTTCAGGGACTATCTGGACATATCTGAGCAAGTTGTCTGCGTCAACGATAAAGACAGCCCTGGTCAGCAACTTAAGCTCCTTAATCAGCACTCCATATGCAAGTCCGAAAGAACGGTCCTGATAGTCTGACAGGGTGACCACCTTGTCTATGCCGGCAGCTCCACACCAGCGCTTCTGGGCAAATGGCAGATCGAGGCTGACGGTCAAGACCACGACGTTTGCCGGCAAGGCAGCTGCCTCGCTATTAAACCTTCGGGTCTCGGTGTCGCAAACTGGCGTGTCTAAAGACGGCACGGCACTTATTATCTTGATTGCTCCGGGGTAGTCGCTTAAGCCTCGCGGTGTAAGAGTGGTGTCAACAACACGGAAATCCGGGGCAGCAGCCCCAATCTTCAGCTCAGGGCCAATAAGGGTCATGGGGTTGCCCTTAAAAGTAATAACTCCGCTTCTCTCCTGCATGGTAAGCCTCCTTTTTGATTAAGACATCAATCAGACAATAAAATTTTAACCGGTTTGCGACAAAGGTAAAGAGGGAACTTCTCGAAGCTACGATGCTGGAATGGCTATAGCTGTGGGGCAATCAGGAAGGTAATAATGAGCGGTTACTTTTTACCGTAGCGCCAGGGGAAGCTGAGGGTCTTGATGCCTGGAATGGCGACCTGAAGGGATTTAAGTCCGGCATCGCTGATAAGGGTACCGCTGCAGGTGAATTGCGATAGGTTTTTAAGATTGTGAAGAGCGACGAGTCCTGCGTCTGAGATATTGATATGATAGAGATAGATTCGCGACAGGTTAGTGAGGCAAGCCAGTTTGCCAATGCCGCTATCCGAAAAGGTGGAGTCAGACAGGTATATCTCTTCGAGACCGGACAGGTGGGTGATGTATTCAAGAGCAGTGTCAGTCACTTCATACATAAACAGCGACTGCAGATCGACAGGCTGTAACGCTTTCAAAAATCTGAGATCAGGGGTGAGGTCGCTGCGAACATCCAGCCTGACTGCCATGTTGACAGGAATGGCGCGCGTACCCTTGGCGTTGCACAGCTTTTGCCAGTCGCAATAGTTGATTGAATCACGCTTACGGGTGTACAAGTCACCACAGAATACATCGGAAGGGAATCTGATAAGCCGGGTATGATGCTGGTTGACAGGTTCCGGGGGCAGCGTTTCGCCTTTCATGGCTGACAGCCGCTTGCGCGCGTTGGCGATATTGAGATCAATGGTTGCAGCCATCTCGGCGAGGAGGTCTATGCCATTAGCAAGCGAGTCATCCACGCGTCGCTTGAAAATATAGGTGTCGGTAGCCATCAGGCTTTCAATCTGTTCTTCCAGGTCGTGGATACTATCTCGTTCTTTGGCAATGAGGCGAATGACTCGTATTAACTCGTCGCCGATATTTCCTCTGAAAACCTTGGCCGAAGACCTTTCCCAATCCTTGAGGATGTTAAGGAGGGCCTCCCGGTTCTCCTCAGCATAAGCACGGTTGGCAAATGCCATCAGCTTTTCGCATCTTGCCCGGTCCTGGTCGTTTTGGGCCAGATCGGGATGAATGGTTTTCGCTACTTCGCGGTAAAGAGCTTTCAGGTTTTTCTGAGCGAGGAGTTCGGCTGGGTCCGGGTCGTCATGCAAAAGGTCAGAAGCGTGGAGATGGCCACTCCATTCGGCCTCAGTCGATGCGTGAATCTCGTCCGACATATCGCAGCACTCATCCATGGTGCCGCAAATCTGAGCCTCCAGGGCGTCAAGCTCGGCGACCCTGACCCCAATTACCTGTTGATATACTCTTTCAAAGGTGCGGAGTTCACCTTTGAGCTTGGTAAGTTTGTCCGTGCTTGCCCTGTGAACTGCCTTAAGGCTATCAAGCTCAGACTCCTTGCTCTCGAGTTCGATCTCCTCAGGGAATTTGAGACGGTAGTTGGTTTTCATACTCAAATTGGGCTGTGTCCTTTCTCCAAGAGAAAAAGCTAGATGCCGGCCAGCTCGCGCCCTGCTGAGAGCAGCAGCTCAACCGTTTCCGGAGAAGAGGCCTCGCTGTAAAGTCTAAGCACCGGTTCGGTTCCTGAAGGACGGACCAGCAGCCATGATCCGTCGCTGAAAATGAACTTGAAACCGTCCCGGAAATTTTGTTCTGCTACTGAACGCCCAGCAATGGTTGCTGGTGCTGCGGTCTTCAGCTGGGCAATCAGTTTTGCCTTGGCTTCAGGAGCGATCGGGAGATCGATACGGCGATAGAAGAAATGGCCGATTTCATCCATGGTCTCGTTCAGCAACTGGCGCAACCCTTTACCGGTTACTGCCATCGCTTCAAGAAGCAGCAGCGCCATCAGAATGCCGTCTCTCTCGGGAATGTGCCCTTTTACCCCAAGTCCTCCGGATTCTTCGCCTCCCATCAGGATGTCATGCTCCAGCATCAACTCGCAAATGTATTTGAAGCCGATCGGGGTTTCGAAGAGCTGCAGACCGTATTTGTCGGCAAGGAGATCGACCATGCGGGTCGTGGAAACCGTTTTGACGACACCGCCGCGCAGATTTTTACGTTCATAGAGATGGCGCAACAGGATGGTGAAGATCATGTGGGAGGAGAAAAAGCTGCCGGTTTCATCAACTGCGCCGATTCTGTCGGCATCGCCATCCAGTGCGAGTCCGGCCCGGCATCCGTTAGCTTTTACCATTTCAGCCAGTTCTTCAAGATTCTCCTCGGTTGGTTCGGGAGGGCGACCGCCAAAACCGGGATTGTGTGCGCAATGGATTTCATTGACTCCGGGGAGCAGTTTAGGGATGAAGCCGCTGCCGGCGCCGAACATCGGGTCTATCACAACAGGGATGGCAGCGTTGCGGATCGCGTCGAGATCGACATATCTACCGAGCTGGGCCAGATAAGGGGAAGCGGCGTCAAACAGCTCAACCATGCCGGAAGCCAGGGCCTCTGCTAGCCCAGTTTCCTTGGTCGGCCGGGAATTGGCAATGTTCTTTGCCACGAGCTCTTCCAACTGCTTTGTGGTCGAAGGCCGGGCTGAGCCACCGAAAGACTCCTTGACCTTGAAGCCATTATAGGCCGGGGGATTATGGCTTGCAGTAATCATAATCCCTGCACCAGCCTGTTTTTCATGCACGGCCCAGGAAACCGCCGGGGTGGGCGCGTAGCTGTCGGTAAGCCAGACTTTGATTCCGTTGCCGGCAGCTATCTCAGCAACCCGCTCCGCAAATTCCCGGGAGAGAAAACGACGATCATAGCCTATTATCAGCCCCTTGGCGGCAAGACCTTCGCGAGTGAGATAGTCCATGGTCGCCTGAGCCACGAGAGAGATATTGTCAAAGGTAAAATCGCGGGCAATAACCCCACGCCAGCCATCAGTTCCGAAGAGTATCTGCACGTAGTTCTCCTTGCATCAGATTACGGTGGTAAAACCGCAGAAACGAGATTTTCGCCGCTCGTTACATGAATGTCAACCGTCTTTTCCCAAGCTAAGAGTTTGACATGATAAAAAACTTTTACTACTATCACCAACAGCCAAATATCAGAAATGAGAGGAATTATGGAAGATAGGCTCAAGCAGCAGATCAGGGAGCTTCTCAGTGAGCGGAACGCCGTTCTTCTGGCTCATAATTACATGAGGGATGAGGTTCAGGAAATCGCTGATCTTACGGGAGATTCCCTCGGACTTTCTATCGAAGCGGCAAGGACCGATGCCGATGTCATTGTCTTCTGTGGAGTCCATTTCATGGCTGAATCTGCAGCTATTCTCTCGCCCGGCAAGAAAGTCCTCCTGCCTCGCTTGGATGCCGGTTGCCCGATGGCAGACATGGTAACTGCCGATAAGTTGGTTGCCTTGAAGGCCGAACACCCCGGCGTGCCGGTGGTTACCTATGTCAATTCTTCGGCTGCGGTCAAGGCTGTAAGCGACATCTGCTGCACTTCGGCCAATGCGGTAAAGGTCGTCAACTCGCTTCCAGACAAGGAAATCATTTTTGTGCCTGACAGGAACCTGGGGAAATTTGTCGCTGCCAGGTCGGACAAAAACTTTTATTACTGGGACGGCTATTGTCCGACCCATGAAAGATTGCGGCCGGAAGCGGTGCAAAAGTTGAAGTCCGAGCATCCTGACGCCCTGTTTGTCTGTCATCCGGAATGCAATCCCGCTGTTGTGGCTCTGGCAGATCATGCCTGTTCCACATCGGGAATGTACGAGTGGTGCCGGAAGAGCCCGGCAAAGAAAATCATAATCGGCACCGAGGCGGGAATCCTTTACAAGCTGAAGCAGGACAACCCGGACAAGGAGTTTATCCTGGCCTCCCCTGCCCTGGTCTGCCCTAATATGAAGCTCACCTCGCTGGAGGATATTCGCGATGCCCTGTTATCCATGAAACCGATAGTCAGTGTGCCTGAGGAGATCAGGGTCCCGGCGAAACAGGCCCTGGACAGGATGCTGGCAATACCAAGAGACTGAACCGAATAGCCGGAGGGACTAAATGATTAAGCCGTTTCAGGGAATGACGCCCAATATAGACCCGTCTGCCTTTATTGCAGAGACAGCAGTGATCATCGGCGATGTGACCATCGGGGCCCAGAGCAGCATCTGGTATAACGTTGTGGCGCGCGGCGATGTTAATTTCATCAAGATTGGGGCGAGAAGCAATATCCAGGACCTGACGATGCTTCATGTCACCCATAAGAAGCATGCCGACGACCCCGGAGCACCCCTTGTCATCGGCGATGACGTTACGGTCGGCCACAGCGTCACCCTGCATGGCTGCACCCTGCAAAACGGCTGTTTTATCGGGATGCAGGCAATGGTCATGGATAAGGCGGTTGTCGGTGAAGGTGCATTGGTGGGAGCCCGGGCGCTGGTCACCGAGGGAACGATCATCCCGCCGAATACCCTCTGGGTCGGCGCTCCGGCAAAGTACAAACGTGATCTCTCCGCAGACGAGATTGCCTGGCTGAAGAAATCACCACAAAACTACGTTAATTATTCCCTTCAGTTCATCGAGGATGGGCTGAATTCGCTCCCTTTAAGCCAGCCATGAAGCTGTTGCTCAATCTTTTTATTGCCCTGCTGTTAACCTTCGGATCGGGTATGTGCTCGGCTGCGCAGAAAAGTGAAAGCGCAATTTTTGCCGGCGGCTGCTTCTGGTGCATGGAATCTCCCTTTGATGGGATCGACGGGGTTATCTCTACCACCGTTGGTTATACCGGAGGTTTTACCCAAAATCCAACCTATGAGCAGGTCTCTTCCGGAACAACCGGCCATATGGAGGCTGTTCAGGTGCTCTACGATCCAGGCAAGGTTTCTTATCAGCAGTTGCTTGACACCTTCTGGCGCAATATAGATCCCCTCAACAACGGCGGGCAGTTTTGTGATAACGGGCCGCAGTATCGCGCCGCGATTTTCTATGGCAACGAAACTCAGAAAAGGCAGGCTGAGATTTCCCGGGCGTGGCTTGAAGAAGAGCGTGGCTGGCAGATTGTGACCGACATTCGTCCTGCAGTAGTTTTTTATCCTGCTGAGGAGTATCACCAGGGCTACTACAAAAAGAACCCGCTGAGATACAGGTTTTACCGGGCCAACTGTGGCAGGGATGAGCGATTGAAGGAGCTGTGGAAAGGCAGTTTATCCCACTGAGCTTACTAAGACGCTCTTGAAGGAATCAACAGTGAGCGGCTTGGGAAGAAAGGCAACTACTCCCAACTGCTTGCAGACCTCTTTGTCATGAGGGTCTTCCGATGAGGTCAGGACATATACCGGAACATCCTTGGTGCTGCCGTTAGACCGCAGTTTTCTAAGAACTTCCAGACCATCCAGCTTTGGTAGTCGCAGGTCGAGCAGCAAGAACTCA is a window encoding:
- a CDS encoding gamma carbonic anhydrase family protein; this encodes MIKPFQGMTPNIDPSAFIAETAVIIGDVTIGAQSSIWYNVVARGDVNFIKIGARSNIQDLTMLHVTHKKHADDPGAPLVIGDDVTVGHSVTLHGCTLQNGCFIGMQAMVMDKAVVGEGALVGARALVTEGTIIPPNTLWVGAPAKYKRDLSADEIAWLKKSPQNYVNYSLQFIEDGLNSLPLSQP
- the msrA gene encoding peptide-methionine (S)-S-oxide reductase MsrA, whose amino-acid sequence is MKLLLNLFIALLLTFGSGMCSAAQKSESAIFAGGCFWCMESPFDGIDGVISTTVGYTGGFTQNPTYEQVSSGTTGHMEAVQVLYDPGKVSYQQLLDTFWRNIDPLNNGGQFCDNGPQYRAAIFYGNETQKRQAEISRAWLEEERGWQIVTDIRPAVVFYPAEEYHQGYYKKNPLRYRFYRANCGRDERLKELWKGSLSH
- a CDS encoding response regulator, translated to MSTNKVLLVEDNSDDEFLALRTLKKMGFSNVLVARDGREAISMLMGEEPAGSSAQIEPPEFLLLDLRLPKLDGLEVLRKLRSNGSTKDVPVYVLTSSEDPHDKEVCKQLGVVAFLPKPLTVDSFKSVLVSSVG
- the nadA gene encoding quinolinate synthase NadA, with the translated sequence MRGIMEDRLKQQIRELLSERNAVLLAHNYMRDEVQEIADLTGDSLGLSIEAARTDADVIVFCGVHFMAESAAILSPGKKVLLPRLDAGCPMADMVTADKLVALKAEHPGVPVVTYVNSSAAVKAVSDICCTSANAVKVVNSLPDKEIIFVPDRNLGKFVAARSDKNFYYWDGYCPTHERLRPEAVQKLKSEHPDALFVCHPECNPAVVALADHACSTSGMYEWCRKSPAKKIIIGTEAGILYKLKQDNPDKEFILASPALVCPNMKLTSLEDIRDALLSMKPIVSVPEEIRVPAKQALDRMLAIPRD